From the Odontesthes bonariensis isolate fOdoBon6 chromosome 9, fOdoBon6.hap1, whole genome shotgun sequence genome, the window AGACGGACTTCAGTAAAATAGAGTCAAAGTAAACGCTGAAGTCTTTCACTTCCCGTGCTGATGCAGCTTTGTGATGGCCCCACTGACTGGCCAGTTTAATGTCACAATTACTAAGTTGTTCCTTCAGCACAAAGGGTGAAGTGTCCCAATTTAGGTCCAACTACTGACAGGAAAAGAAACTCTCTTTTCTATAATAGTTCTGTGATTCCCACTGAACGCTGCTGTCCTCATGTGACGTGTTTAGTATGAACATGTAACAACAGATTGTGCTGATTGTGGGACTTCTAATGGCACCAGTGTATTATCAACAAGGCTGAAAAAAACTCCCAGTACATAAGTGACACGTGTATTTAAAAACTGCTTCATGCATCTTTTTGAGATACTTGTGCTTTTGATTAAAGTTGCGTGCTTTTTGCAGCGAGCCCATTATAAAAAGACTCCTTTGTGATGAAAGGAATAAAGGTTCCTCTTCATTGCATGAGGTTTCCTGAGCATTTTTTTCCCTGAAAACAGCTATGTGGAATGACTCATGCTAACTTTAGAAGCTGGAAACAGGTAGGTGCCTAACAGCCTTGCAGGCAGACCTGCAGCTTCATGGATTTTGAATAAATGTCAGGATATTTAAGACGATCGGGATTTTGCATCATTAATAAAAACAAGATTAATTCCCTCTGTGATAACATCGTGTTGCCAGTTACTCACTTGATCTAATACAATGTTgttaaattcaaaattcaagTTTATAAAAATAACAGCAGCCGCCTATTTAATGGACGTTTGGGCCTCTTTCACAACCTTTTCAGTGCTTAACTCCAAAAAAACCCCTCATTTTGGTGACATTTGGTGTGCGATTTTGCAGAATTACACTCATGAGAACGCACTCTGCAGACAGTGTGggcggttcttttttttttctccgatTTTCTGTTGATGTTTAAGATTGTGCAGGTTATCTTCAGCCGCATCGCTCAAGAGAAATGACTAATGTAGCACGAAAACAACAGTAAAAAGACACTGCAGGAATACAGGAAAACAACACAAATAGGACATTTGTAATGAGAAATACTTTAAAACTTGTTGGAATCAGCGACTGGCCATGAAACAGTTCTGGGATATCCCCGTGTTTTCCAGTTTAAACAGGGGTTTACAAGTATATAAATGTATCCACCACAACACTCAGCCCCTGAGGGTGCAGCGATGGGCCGGGTCTTTGGACGCAGGCTGCCACCCAGCAGCGGGGTACACACTGCATCTTTATCCAGCGGGAGCAGGCAGCAGCCCAGTGGCTGTGCTGATCAGAGGCAAAAAATATCCCCACTCCACAGACACAGCTCTGTGCATTTACAGACTCTCATTGTGTTGCACATAGCAACACATGCACATATTTCAGGATGGTAAGCTCGGCCAGCACAACCCCGTCCCTGTCCATGCGCCGCGCGCTGCTTCGGCCCGAGTCAGGACATCAACAAGCACCAGAGAGAGCGCAACATGTAAACACCGAGCTCCCGTTCGCTGTAAGCGAAATGCAAAATGAACCCCCAACAGTTCAGCCACATTTTATGTAGGATTTCTGCTGTTGTGAAACAATGAAAACTGTTAAATCTACTGTTTTAAAGTGAAAAGCTTTGCAGCTGAAATCCTGTCGCTACCACGTGATTACACTGAAAAACATAAAGGGGACAGAGCAGATAACACCAATAGGAACTGGAAGTTTGACCATTGTTTGTTTTCGGCGTGATTTCTCAAGAAAAGCTTCAGAGGAAAAGTAATCgatcatattttttatttgttgatATAGAATTGTTTGTCGTTTCATCTTTTCCTGGCTTGTTGACATGAAAATAAGAAGAAGTGTGACCCAAAAGCTTCAGCAACATCAGTGACATCTCGGTGGTAAAGCTGCAGATTGAATACTCTCCACCTCAACCTCTCCTTCCAAGCGTATAAGAAAGACTCCAGTGGCCTGAAAGAATGCAAAAGGCCTGTTCTGGAGTACGTGTTTAGTCTTAGATAGATCATTTATTATTCTCTAAAtaggttctgtttgtttgaggACAAATCTTAGGTGGCTAATAGTTTCTCAGGTGCACAATAATGCCTTTATTCCCCGTTGTAATCCCTTTGGAAAAGCCTACCTGGACAAGGCCCCAGTCCTTCCTTTTCCCTCTTGTTTTCAGAGTTTCACAGTCAGAGTGGAGAGTTTTGATTAGGAAGTTGTGGCTCTTGAACCCACTGGTTTCTCTGGCCCGTTCCTTGCTCTGCACCCTAGCAGGGTCTCGTTTTTCGCAGTGTTTTGCATCTAAAGCAGAGGCATCAGTGGGGATCAGTATCAGGCCTGGCCAGCTCTTCCTGTGCGGATACAATGCAGCAGGAAGTTCGCTAATAGCCACTCTGCCATTCGTCTGACACGGCGCTCGCCTCACACTGTCACAGTGATGAAAGATCCAGGAGCGTCAGTGGCTTTGCTGATTGTCATCATTTGCACAAAACCACTCACAAACTATTTATCATTTGTCTGCGAGGTCTGTGTGACCAGTCAATCTTCAGCTTAACCAGTCAGCATTCTCCGAGGCTTCCAAGTtcagctgtgtttgtgtgtgtctgagtgtgtgtatTTGAGGAAAAGGAGGCTGGTCGCTCTGAGATTACTTGCTGAGGTTTGTGAATAGACGATCCTGCCAAGAGGCAGTCAGTAAATGCATTTGCAGACAGATTTGCTCCTGCATGACTTGCGTTTTCTGCCTTTCCATCCGCGCTTTACGACGGTCATATAACTCGCCGTCTGACAATGACCATGTTGAAGAGGTACTTTCCTGGAAGTCAACCTTGACGATTTGGGCTAATAGAATTCTGAAGTGAATGTGAGGAGGAGCACACTGATTGCTTTGTGCGTGGGCcttcttcttcccctttcttttcAGATATACTTTTCAGAGGTTAAAGTCAACTTTGCTACCTCGAAAAATGGGAAATCAGCTGCGGCGAGCAGCCTGAACACGAAGAAGCCCAGGCAGCAAGTGAAAATGACAAGGGAGAAGTAGGACACTGGAGAGGGGATGGAGGGAAAGGGCAGAAGCAACCTATTTTTGGCTCGAACCATATCCTAGGGTCAGTTCCCATTTTaatttgtgacttttttaagAACAGAAATTGTGGCCAACGATTGCTTTTTATATCTTTGCTAACAGTGACACATTTATGCTCTGCTCACCAGACCAACCTGAGGCTCTGTGCGGTGCCGCTCGCTGCTATGCAACATTAATGACAACAATCATTTCCTTTTCTTCAGACtgggctttttctgtttttaatctgagggtgtaaataataataaaaaaaagaccccAGGCGCTGCATTTCCTGGGCTCGGCCTCTTATTTTCACTACCTTTTATGATCATTGCTGTATTGACTTTGGTAAATAGGTCAGTGATTATCACCGGTCAGTTCAGTATTGGTGCTGATGATAACCTATCAAACTGCAAACACATGAAGTCATCACAGTCTGTTCAGATTGCTTTTTGAATGCAGTAATGTTAATGTGTATTACTTTATTCTTTGCATATGTGTGGAGGACACAGATTGGTTCACAGTGAcagtttaatttttattttttagaaataatTCTCACAACGTTTGCTCAATGGCCATTTTTCCTTTGTTTGATGACATCACAATGAAACACATTTGCTTAATACATGCCCACCAGCTAGTTTGCCAGGCCTCTGAAAGATTAAACAGCTGTGTTTTTACCCAGTGAGCCGGCCAATCAGGAAAGGCCCAGCTTTTAGGAGTTAAATCACAGTTCACAATGATGAAAAAGGATGCGTTCTTTGACCTTTCAAACCTGTTGAAGAGCATAATATGGACTCTTAAATGagacaaacacaacgcagaggatTTTTTATGTGACACTGGATGTCATATTGGATGGAATTATGTGAATCAAAACATGGACACAGCAGCAGGCCACATGCTGGTCACACACAGGCAGGAGTAATAGCTGAAAAGGAAAAGCAAGCAACGAGCCACAGGTTTGTTAGTTAGCTTGGATGCTAATGCTGGTGGTAGCGGTTTAGCACATAGGTTTAGCTTTTCCTGCTGGGATGGAGATATTGTAGGTTGTTGTACTTCTCATAGTCATTGGATGCATATTTTGCAGCAGATATCCCCCTGCTGGAAGTCGCCACACGCTTTTTTTCCAACATTGCCTCAGTTTTTGCTTTTCCAGGACATGTTTGCATGCGTTATCTTTCCGTGTTGAAGCTCTACCTGTGTGAGCTACACAACACCGTCTCTGGCTCCTAAAGGCACGTAAATGTGAGTGCTGTCCAAGCAGAACAGATACATTATGTTATTGAGGCAGATCGTTTTTAGCTGAGCCTGTGTGGAGATCAGTTTGTGCGATCAGGAAGAACgtcagtttttctgtttttctaaaGTTCCTTTTGTTCTCACAGAACGGCCTTTGGGTGCCAATGTAAACAGCAATGATTAAGTGTCTCACAACTAATCAAACTGAGTCAAAATTTAGCCACAAACTCATTTGATCTTCTCTTTAACTCGAAATGATCTATAGCTCTTCTTGCCTGGTTCGTCAATCAAGCGAAAATCAGCTTTTTGATCCTCtttgaaaaatgtattatttgaaCCTATGTCGACCAAAATTTCAACAATATTAACTGCTTCTGACACAGTAGGGAGAGTCCTGCTGCGAGTGCAATCTTTGATGACTTTATGATCCCAGAAAGCGGTCTTCACTGTCACTGGTTGCTTGGCCGTCTCAGCCTGAGCTGTGTGCTCGTGCACATGCTGTTGTTAAGTAGGCAGACACGCTCAGCTGGTGTTAGCCTAACAACTAGTATGTACATTTACCACACAGCTCTAAGTCAGCCACACTCAGCACAAACCTCCAGACGTGACCGAGCTGCAGCTTTAGACCTACTTACATCAGTGTTTAGAAATGGCTCACAGGCCCGGCAGGTTTTTGCGATTACAGCTGCAGACATTACGCAGAAAATAGCTGGTTACAGTGCAAAAAGCACACCTATTGTTAAGACTTAGACATTTGCAACAAAAGAGGAAAATGTCTGTGCAGGACAGCACCGTTTCTCTCATGAGTTGAGTGGAAATAGTGCAGGGAAACCACATTTTCACTTTCATCTGCTCCTATCTCTGGTAGATGTGTGTGAAGCTGTGTCTGCAGGTACGTGAGCTCATGCCTGCTGCACGTTTTCAGTCAGCGAGGAGGGAGCGTCGCTGAACTGTACGGCTTCTGCAGATGAGGTTTCACTTGTGGCTTCGATTGATTCAAAGCAGCACTGCATGTAGGTGGTGTTGCACTCAAATGGGGACTTTTTCTTCAGACAGGTTGACATTTGAGCATCTCTGAGAGCGTCAGCACTGTGATCAGTGCGCAGGCAGCAGCTTTCCACAGGTCGACTGCAATGGCAAGACAAAAGAAAGGGAAGGAGAGAGGTAGGGGAAGGTAGGGAACGAATGAGGAGGAGAGGTTAGAAATGAgatgtagatagatagataagtactttattcatcccaatttgggaaattattgtgttgcaacagcatacagtataaaagatatgtaaacaattaaaggaaaaacaagcaaatagaatagaataaacatcagagaaataaacattagctatatacaaatctacagtatgaagagtagggtaaataataataatagtaataataataaacatcagtaaactaaataaaaacagatttgtacatttaacaataaaggtaaaaaattgatttatttatttttaaatttctaACATCCTGAGAGGAGGTCAGGAAAGGGAACTTATTTACTGACCTACGACAATTTATTATTCTCGTACACATCCCTATTTACCACCCATACTCAATTCCactcttactgttctgcatttctaattttgattcttttatgttattgttgagtgttgtactttgtgagGGAAGTtgtaccggagtcaaattccttgtttgttttagtcaaacctggccaataaagctgattctgattctgattataaATCATGAGAATGAGATGAAAGAAGATGAAGAGAGGGGGCAGCAATAAAAGGAGAAGAGACAGGAAGTAAAAAGAAAGATCTACCAAACAGTGTGGCCTTTCACTAGTGCTGCCAGTGAGCCGGTTTAAAACCAGCACAGTGTGTTCTCCACTGATTCCAGCCCACTCCGTCACACACAAGCCCTCTGTCTCTGCTTCTCCAGCAGCCTTATACTCCAGCACACACCCTCCTtccctcacacactcacaccaccCAGATGCCCACACGACAGCCACTTGTTGAGTCACAACGCATCCAGTCTTATAATTCAATTCCAGCAGTCACGCGATAAAATGAACATTACTTTTATTTAATGAACATACTGTGACAACAGGCCTTGGTGCCTGATGCTAAACATAAACTCTCTGGGCTGGCGGGGGTGAATTTTCGGTGTCCGCTTGGCTCACGACTCTGCGGCTTCGCATTCCACGGCTTTTTCTCCGCCTGCCGACcgccatgtttcctgtgagacaggaagTCAGCTCTGTTTCCTGTCACAGTCCTCTTTTATGTGGTCACTTCCTTGTGTTTTGccagctctgctctgctctgttgaCTCAGAGAGTGGAGATGGTGCTCCTCGCAGTTGGGACGGGAACAACAGAGAGAGGTCTCCTTATTGCGTGGCTGCGGCTGCACGAACAAGCCCTCAGAGACGCAGCCGTGTCACCATTACTTTTATTGCTACATATCTCCGTGCAGAGAAGGTTTTCTAGTCCCGATAAGCACATCGTTTTTACACCAAGCTGCACTCAGCGTGTTGATATAATTAGCTGTACAAGCTACTCTGTATTAAGAGCTATTTCCATTGTTTTTCCAAAATTATCTCCCTCATTTTGATGCATTTTTTTGTTGGGAAGAGAAAAACGTCTGTGTTATTTTCTTATCTTTATACAAAACAAGATACGAACGTCCTTTAGTGACGGCAATCAAAGTTCAGTGAAATTGTGGGTTTTGTAACCTTGCTGAGGAATGTTGATTGTGATGACTGCCTGGCTGGGAATCCTGCATTTACTGTTTCCTAAAAGATACTAACAAGTTGGCTGTGATTACAATTGAACTTTGCACACTGCGATTAGCTGGAATGTTCAGATTCCTGTGTACTTCAGCCAGAGATAAATCCATGTCACATACTGTTTCAGATTCCAAAAGCATTAGGCTCTtaattagttaaaaaaaaatcaaatatgcATCGTTTGAAAAATCAAAAAACTATCCGTGTTTGTCGAAAAGCGGAGTGATTTTCattcatacactggaaaaaaatcaaagtcttgccaagtatatttgtctcatttctagtccaaatatctcattacacttaatataagacacaactgcctaacaagcaccatttcaggcagatatagggacttgtttgaagacaataaatctggaatatcttgttaaatgaaaaagtcttgaaaacaaattgttttgagtcacatatcatatgaaacaagctttttttttttttacatttgaagaggtttttaagctgatTTCAACATcgcttttatctcaaaagtcccaaatatcacatcttatttcaagaaatcttgacaagcctattttcactagttccattggcagatttcttttgcttatttcaagcaaaaacgtcttgtttttggtcatttttcttccttatttttggaggggcattttttttcccagtgtatATGCATGTTTGGGGCCTCAGTGGGTgtcgtgtgtgtgtttctttcccAGTTGCGTGCGTTTTCAAACCACTACATCACTGGCTGCGATGGAGTAAGCTGTAAAACTCCAAAACCACACTGTGCTGATGTTTGTCACTCTGCCATTGCACTCAAAACATGAGCTggcactctctcacacacacagctggagaCGAGGCTTTTCCATTGGCCACACCAGACGCTCCCAGCCACACTCCCCACAGGGCACACCGAGTTCTGCCGCCTTGGTTTTGGTATTTCCCATCAGAACATCTATTCCCTCTTTCTTGTGTCGATGCTTTTTAAACGTCGCATTGAACTGTGATGCAGGGCCGAACTAGAAGTCTCAATAGCTGAGACTGGAGCTGAGAGATTTTCCTTCCTGTCTTCGGGATGATGTAGGGCTGTAACAGGACATCCCGGCGTCTCTGCACACATTGCAGTCATTCCTCGTTGCAGCACAGCTGAAAACAGCAGCACTCTTAGCAGTCATGGGAAACGGAGGCTCATGACCAGACTTTACTCCTCGCCTTTGTCATAGCTGCTGATGTGCagtggaaggaggaggaggggaagggAAGGGGGAGAAAAAACATTTGCTAGGATAATCAGGGAAGGACTGTCACGTACCTCAGATTATGCAAACCAGCCCAAGACTATTGGCTAAGGCAGTCAGGTCATTTGATTCAGGGGTAATTACATTCATTTGTAAAGGACCAGTGTTCATACTGGCTCTCATGTGCCTTCGTGGCCGAGGTCGTCCAGAGAGGAAGGGAAAGtatggaggagaggaggagatgaaGAAATGAGAAAGGAAATTGAAAGATGGTGTTATAGCTGAAAATAGAGGGTAATTTTTGCTTCCTATAAGTAGCCTTTCACCAATTTACACATGGAAGTCAGTTTATTTGTGATAATAGGATGTAGTCAGGCTGTGAAAATGGCTCCATGATGTCATTTGTGGCTCTTAAACTTGGAAAGATGTTTGGGATCTAATGACTACAACTGTAACTAGGTTTGTTTTAGCTTTAGGGAAAACACCAAATAGTCAGAGTACCCCCGAAGGCTTTATGTTTAATCATTAAGTAAAGTTATCAGATGtcaaaaaacaattcaaaacgTCACAAAATTCCGGAGGTTTGGAATTTTACAGCAAGCATTTTTccacagtttctgacagtttgtAGACTTATCAAAATGATTTATCAGCTAGAGCGGGACTGCTGCATTTCTGAGTCCAGAAGTAGGAGACGTGGTTAAGTTGAGGACACGCAGAGGTGAAAGCAGCGCGGAGGGTGCAGACTGTGAACCAGATGTGAGGCAGTGACTCACGGTAGGCAACAGGCGTGATGACGTTAGACACTGTGCATGCTAAGCTCTGCGTGCGCCGGGAGTTCCAGCTTTTCCTCCAAAACAACAGCTCCACGCAGGCACACTAACGTCTGGACAACACACATCCCTGCCTGTTGAGACCCGACACGAAACGATGCCGAGTCAGAGCGTAAACGCTTCTCTGTGGACAAACAGTCGCTTTAACTGTAATCCGAGTCGACGTAGCGTTTGCATATCAGAGGGGCTGAGAAGCTAATGAAGAACTCAGGCGTCAGAGGAAAGCAGCAGCTCCAGAGGAGTTTCTGTGGTTTGCTCAGCAGACATTTGCCCAATATTCACGCTCTTTTGTTTGCCCTGTTTTTATAACGCTCGACTGGCTTCCTGCTCCAAAAATTAGTTTTTCCACTGGCGGTGTCACTAAGCAACGTCAGAGCAGAGCATTAATGTGTCTGTAAGGAGGAAAGATTAGTCTGTTTCCTCCCTTTGATTTTGTGCTGGCTTAGACAAGACACATAGTCAGGTGGAATGTGACTGTTGGTATAATGGGGTTTCACAAAAGGCCCTCATGTACAGTATATTTGTTCAGGATGCAGCACACTCACTGACATCTATTGTGTGGGTGCTTGTgcacatgtttttttgtgcagcAGTAGCACGAGATTGTTGAGTGACCTTAAAAACCTCCGTCTCCTCACAAGTCAAGGCGATGGTGTTTTTAAAGACGGCCACCTGTACAGATGGATTTGCACCTGTACGATAAAGCACATCGGGGGTGTTTTGAGAAAAGGGCAAACACAAATCTCTATGTTTGTCTTCtcctcatctctttttttttttttttctgcttctccCTCCCCGTCAGAACTCCATTAGACACAACTTGTCCCTTCACAGCCGCTTTGTTCGCGTCCAGAATGAGGGGACGGGGAAGAGCTCCTGGTGGATGCTAAACCCAGAGGGTGGCAAGAGTGGAAAGTCCCCGCGACGCAGGGCCGCCTCCATGGACAACAACAGCAAGTTCGCAAAGAGCAGAGGAAGAGCAGCAAAGAAAAAGGTAAATCCATAAAGCATCAATGTAGGGTTTTATGTCacattttacgttttctttcaggtacgaacagaatttacgagtgatccagacctgtcgtaggagtttcgtaaaatagcccgctgttattccaatcaaatttgcttgactaatggattgtacatttaattactttgaagcaaacataaataaatatatacattatacccaataatgatgctgacattattctgtttgacttaaattatgcactaattgaaggttaatttgactctgtatataacaaggtcaatgggaagcgtaaccagcggctgacttgtaTACTTTttgatgccttagcgcgtcaggctcttggaagagagcgtgtgttccgagaccgtgtagatacccttgtggagacagacgaatggctgacatggcgatttagattgccatgTACTGTGCTGCGTCTTGATGCCATTTTCATGattcaacactcaacacttcctggcacaagAGTGAGGAAgcgtatcattttgggcgtggagtatgcaaatttactatcctcgtgcacgtgccccTTGAATACGCACGgctgggattcatcatttacgcaggtcgtttacacactttttcccaagttaagagcgtttgttgaatctgacgtggcgtgttcgtacgagaccttcgtacgaaaaaagtaagagaaatttagaataaaaatacgaaaatgttcttgcatgaggcccaatgttacTGAGAACAGAGTGGAAGTTATAGCCATTgacagtgttggtcaagttacttttaaaaagtaattagttatagttactagttactgctcccaaaaagtaattgtgttagtaactcagttaccacattttaaaagtaattagttactcagcaaagtaactttggcgttatttttattcataacgctgttatgttctataacatctttaacatcaaatatgttaatattaactgattgaattcattcaaggtaaacacaagaaacttgtgctaaaggaaaaaaaaaatgttactggaaaaataacgccgttatacttaaacgccgttactcccaacactggccATTGATAAAATATATCATGGTGGATTTTGAAGGccaggcaagtttatctgtacggcacaattcaactacaaggcgattcaaagtgctttacagatacattaaaacagtagaaataaaaagcatgatttaaattttaaacaaaaaagaaagaaataagaacaatagataaaatcagcagttaaaatgtgattaagttttgaaactcaagcttcagaagACTGAATATGTTACAGTTGAAACAGATGTGGTGTTTGTGTGTCCCCACAGCTGTCTCTGCAGGCCGGCCCTGATGGAGGGGCCGACAGCCCGGGCTCCTACTCTAAGTGGCCCGGCAGCCCCAACTCCCACAGCAACGACGACTACGATGCGTGGAACAGCTTCAGGCCTCGGGCCAACTCCAATGCCAGCACTGTGAGCGGCCGGCTGTCCCCCTTCATGCCTGAGGACGACCTGGTTGAGGCGGACGTGCATATGGGGTACCCGGGAGCTCCAGGCACCAAGATGACGGCCACACTGCCCAGTCTCACAGAGATGACGGGCTCTCTGGGACACGGCTCTGAGAACGTCATGGAGAACCTTCTGGACAACCTGAACTTGCTCTCACCCAACAACTCTCAGGTTGGAGGAGGGGCGACGACCCCCGGCTCCTCCCAGTCCTCCCCCTCACCCATGATGCAGCCCAGCCCCGGGTACCCGGCTTACAGCTCCCCCGGCATGGCCTCGCAGTCGCAGCAGGAGTATCACAAGTGCGTGTACGGCCAGGCAGGAATGAACACGCTGTCGTCCATGCCGCTGCAGACGCTGTCAGAGAACAAGCCCGGCTTCGGGCCCAGCATGGGGCAGTACAACTGCCCCGCGGGGCTCCTGAAGGAGCTGCTGACGTCAGACACCGACCAGCACGGAGAGCTGATGCCGTCAGTGGACACAGTGGTGTCTCAGTCCATGCTGCCGGcgtacagcagcagccagcatGCAGCCAAACTCATGGCAGGAGGGAGCGCCCACCCGCACGGGCTCCCCCACACCCACCCCCACAACGTGCACAGCCAGGCCCCGGCCTCGTCACCCGCCATGAACGGGCGCCTGCTCATGTCTCTGAGCTACAGCGGGGGCACGACACGTTTGCCTTTAGCCAAGAGCCCCATGCCGATGCCTTACGGCCTCTCCGGCCACCTCAGCGGGGGGGGCATGCCCGCCGGCTTCTTTCCTCTCAACACCAACGGATACAGTCGACCGGGCATGTCGGCCCCCTTACACGCAGAGAAACTGCCCAGTGACCTGGACGACATGTCCATCGAGAAGTTTGAGTTTGACATGGAGACGGTCCTCCATGACACCCTCATGGACGGGGACTCGCTGGACTTCAACTTTGAGCCTGTGGTGACCCAACAGAGCTTCACTCATGGGGTGAAGACCACCACACACAACTGGGTGTCTGGATAAGAGACGGTAACGCACAAGAGTTCCTTTCAACTGACTCGGTGTTGATGTTTGGTCGAATAATTTGAGACTAAAAGTCCTCATCCCAACAGCCCCCTCGCAGGGGGGGGGGCTTCCTGCAACATTCCCATCCCAAACATACATCTCAGATCAGATCACTTCAGCAGGCTGAGATTGGTTCGGACTTGCTGTGGACAAATAAATCAGGATTACTTTTCAAAGTCTGTATAAGTGCCAAACATTTTTGCCTTAACAAAAGAGCCAAACTGAAACACATTTCTGGTTTACACACAGAGGTCACAGTTACTGTACAGTAGTTGAGTCCATAGATTTTGCTAGTAATATGGCCAAATACAtctcatcagcagcagcagcagcagcagcaccgtCTGTGGAAGTGCACAAACTATTTACTGTGTGTCATCAATCAAGCTTTTTTGTATGTAGAAGTGATAATCGACGGAAGACTTTCTGGAGGTAATCTGGCTCGTTTTTGGACTGAAATGCTAAATAGTGATCGAAAATCTCGACGGATCCTCGCAACATGTTCCATAATGACCACGTTTACCTGAATGTACATAATGTAATCATAGAGTTTGTAAAATCAAGTCTTATTGTTTGTTGTGTATTTTTTAAGTTTGTAAATAGTGTTTACAAGAATGGAAGCAAAAATCAAGCCAGCAGAAAAGAGCTCACTGAGAAAACTGGATCCGATTCTTTCAAATACGTGGTGAACAGGTCATTCAGGCTGTAAAATGATGATACactttctgattttttttgtacataCATTAAGAATGTATATTAAAATGATGTCGTAGATGTTTACTAGATTTAGTATATATATTGAGACCTAAGTTATTTGTGGTTAATATAGATTTATGCTGGTGCACAACTTGCACTCAGACATCAGAATTGTTCGGTGTTATCAGTCACTCTGTACCTTAATACCACAGGGGCCTATTTATTGTGCCTAACAAAGTAGATTTTGACTGCAGGCTTGAAGGGTTTAATATTGTAAATGTCTATGGTCCAGAACATACTCA encodes:
- the foxo1a gene encoding forkhead box protein O1-A — encoded protein: MAEAAQQPHLVEIDPDFEPLSRPRSCTWPLPRPEFINPGDSNTSSPVPSVKQEPGSNAEFINNLSLLEENEDFAEQKPVILCNEFQCRENCVHQQPPQQQHHQHQQHQQQQQHPNPQLPHQQQQQQVPLLTGPVGSSPSAAAAAAAAAAQRKSSSSRRNAWGNMSYADLITKAIESSPESRLTLSQIYDWMVKSVPYFKDKGDSNSSAGWKNSIRHNLSLHSRFVRVQNEGTGKSSWWMLNPEGGKSGKSPRRRAASMDNNSKFAKSRGRAAKKKLSLQAGPDGGADSPGSYSKWPGSPNSHSNDDYDAWNSFRPRANSNASTVSGRLSPFMPEDDLVEADVHMGYPGAPGTKMTATLPSLTEMTGSLGHGSENVMENLLDNLNLLSPNNSQVGGGATTPGSSQSSPSPMMQPSPGYPAYSSPGMASQSQQEYHKCVYGQAGMNTLSSMPLQTLSENKPGFGPSMGQYNCPAGLLKELLTSDTDQHGELMPSVDTVVSQSMLPAYSSSQHAAKLMAGGSAHPHGLPHTHPHNVHSQAPASSPAMNGRLLMSLSYSGGTTRLPLAKSPMPMPYGLSGHLSGGGMPAGFFPLNTNGYSRPGMSAPLHAEKLPSDLDDMSIEKFEFDMETVLHDTLMDGDSLDFNFEPVVTQQSFTHGVKTTTHNWVSG